The Gemmatimonadota bacterium genome contains the following window.
ATGAGCGATCTGGCATTCAGCGTGCAGGTTGAATCGTCCACCCTCCGGATCGCCATTGATAACACCTGCGACCACTGCCTGTTTGTGGACTATACGCAGTTAAAGCCCGAAAACCTCCCGAGGATCCTGCGCTTCTTCGGGCTCAATGTGACCAGGGAGGAATACGACGGTTTGGTTGAGCCGTTCGGATTCTACTCGAAGAGCGATGGGGAGTCCGTACCGTTTGTGCCTGACGGCGCGGCGAAGCGAGATAAAGTGACGGACGAAATCAGGGAGGCCATCGAGGAGGAACTGTGGGATCTGTATCAGGCTCTCCATCACTCGGAACGTAACCTGGATCAGGTCTTTTCCGACTCTACTGCCGGTGGGGGATCTCGGCCATGAGCGCCAGGAGGTTCATCTCGCTGTCCCGGAAGAACGCCATCCATAGCTCGTGATCCTCAAGATCGGCGATCTTGTGCGGCCGTCCAACAAACTGTACGTCCCGGTCCTTCAAAACCTGGTAGGCATCCTGGATATCGTCGACTTTGTAATACAGAATGGAAGTGTGAATATCTTCAAACCCCTCCTCGGGGATATTCAACATGAGCCGTACGCCTGCGCAGTCGAAGAACGCCATGTTCGGCACCTGGAACAGGAACCGAATGCCCAACTGATCGCGATAGAAGGCAACGGCCCTGTCGAGATCCTTCACCCTGACGGAAACCTGGCCGATGGCCGAAAGGCCGAATTCGTTATGTTGCGACATGTTGGACCTCCTTAAGTACGCTCATCTACCTCGGTCGTGTGGTTGCCGATTTCATGTCGAATTTCTCCGGCCCACGTAGAGGATGTGCCTTGATGCCGCCACGATACTGGGCTCCGAACTGATTTCGAACAGGAGATCCAGCCAGCGCTCCCGCACATCACCCTCCAGCCTGTTGTAGCTTTCGTCGTCCGCGGAAATGGCCGGCTCGACCCCGGCAATCTGCAATGTATGGAAGCCCACCTT
Protein-coding sequences here:
- a CDS encoding VOC family protein, yielding MSQHNEFGLSAIGQVSVRVKDLDRAVAFYRDQLGIRFLFQVPNMAFFDCAGVRLMLNIPEEGFEDIHTSILYYKVDDIQDAYQVLKDRDVQFVGRPHKIADLEDHELWMAFFRDSEMNLLALMAEIPHRQ